A stretch of the Pseudomonas helvetica genome encodes the following:
- a CDS encoding YfaP family protein — MRCFLSLLITLVCASAAWAGPTAEVSEPVGGWRYNGLLDRSENPQVAYPTPPIDRGVQRNRTMIEGQLKAIGTLRGPHTLAVNGNPLNLYTDDNGRFTRPYAFGAGSNSVEVRSSEGKSLKRVQFYEANNLRTPARIRVVLGWDDPKAELDLHIITPDGQHAFFAHTTLTNGGGLDPDGVDGPGPEMFTMTAPMHGTYLVYVNYWGNFGSGGYNFDESSNQNEVITSQINLVLNENTVDEKRETFIVPLRAIGDLLLVKTFNY, encoded by the coding sequence ATGCGTTGTTTTCTTTCACTGCTGATCACACTGGTCTGCGCCTCGGCTGCCTGGGCAGGGCCCACGGCCGAAGTCTCGGAACCGGTGGGTGGCTGGCGCTATAACGGCCTGCTGGACCGCAGTGAAAACCCTCAAGTCGCCTATCCCACACCGCCCATCGATCGGGGCGTGCAGCGCAATCGCACGATGATCGAGGGGCAGCTCAAGGCCATTGGCACACTACGCGGGCCTCACACCCTCGCGGTCAACGGCAATCCCCTGAATCTGTACACCGATGACAACGGGCGTTTCACCCGACCGTATGCGTTCGGTGCCGGTTCCAACAGCGTTGAAGTTCGTAGTTCCGAAGGCAAGTCGCTCAAGCGCGTGCAGTTCTATGAAGCGAATAACCTGCGCACCCCGGCGCGGATTCGCGTGGTGCTGGGTTGGGACGATCCGAAGGCCGAACTCGATCTGCACATCATTACTCCCGATGGCCAGCATGCGTTCTTCGCCCATACGACGTTGACCAATGGCGGTGGCCTCGACCCGGATGGTGTCGATGGCCCTGGCCCGGAAATGTTCACCATGACTGCACCGATGCATGGCACCTATCTGGTTTACGTGAACTATTGGGGCAACTTCGGCAGCGGCGGCTATAACTTCGATGAGTCCAGCAACCAGAACGAGGTGATCACCTCGCAGATCAATTTGGTGCTCAACGAAAACACCGTCGACGAAAAACGCGAGACGTTCATCGTGCCCTTGCGGGCTATCGGTGATCTGTTGCTGGTCAAGACTTTCAACTATTGA
- a CDS encoding exodeoxyribonuclease VII small subunit yields MARKKAALDFEQSLADLQTLVERLENGELSLEDSLTAFEQGIGLTRDCQAALAQAEQKVQVLLERDGELSEAPFDAEQPE; encoded by the coding sequence ATGGCCCGCAAAAAAGCTGCACTGGATTTCGAACAATCCCTCGCCGACCTGCAAACGCTGGTCGAGCGCCTGGAGAACGGCGAGCTGTCGCTGGAAGACTCGTTGACCGCTTTTGAGCAAGGCATCGGTCTGACCCGTGATTGCCAGGCTGCGCTGGCGCAGGCCGAGCAGAAGGTTCAGGTGCTGCTTGAGCGTGATGGCGAGCTGTCCGAGGCTCCCTTTGACGCGGAACAGCCAGAATGA